The following are encoded in a window of Rubellicoccus peritrichatus genomic DNA:
- a CDS encoding phosphoglycerate kinase, with translation MASVKTVNDVNLSGKRVLVRCDFNVPFDEHGKISDDTRIVGALPTIKHLVAQGAKVILCSHLGRPKGEKNPKFTLAPVGVALAEQLGQPVTFVEDCVGETVEKAVAAMEEGQVLLLENVRYYAGEEKNDPEFAKQLAKVADAYVNDAFGTAHRAHASTEGVAHLVDTKVAGFLIEKELEFLGSKTSTPERPFIVILGGAKVSDKITVIEALLEKADVMLIGGAMAYTFALALGKTVGDSLSEPDKVETAKACLAKAEAKGVKFLLPVDNLTTDKLDFGNASVGQTQIAEGNIVDGWEGVDIGPKTTELYKAEIAKAKTILWNGPMGVFEIDASSKGTFAVAEAVADADAVSIIGGGDSVKAVKKAGYGDKVSFISTGGGASLEFLEGKTLPGVAALETK, from the coding sequence ATGGCTTCAGTTAAGACTGTAAACGACGTCAATCTCTCTGGCAAACGCGTGCTCGTGCGTTGTGATTTCAACGTGCCTTTTGATGAGCATGGTAAGATCTCGGACGACACTCGCATCGTCGGTGCGCTTCCGACGATCAAGCATCTCGTAGCCCAGGGAGCAAAAGTTATTCTTTGCAGCCACTTGGGTCGCCCGAAAGGTGAAAAGAACCCGAAGTTCACGCTCGCTCCGGTTGGAGTCGCTCTTGCCGAGCAGTTGGGGCAGCCTGTGACTTTTGTGGAAGACTGCGTCGGCGAAACCGTCGAAAAAGCGGTTGCAGCAATGGAAGAGGGGCAGGTGCTCCTGCTTGAGAACGTCCGCTATTATGCTGGCGAAGAGAAGAACGACCCTGAGTTTGCCAAGCAGTTGGCCAAAGTGGCCGATGCCTACGTCAACGACGCGTTCGGCACTGCACACCGCGCCCATGCTTCAACTGAAGGCGTTGCTCATCTGGTTGACACCAAAGTTGCCGGCTTCCTGATTGAGAAGGAGCTGGAGTTTCTCGGTAGCAAAACAAGCACGCCGGAACGCCCGTTTATTGTTATTCTTGGTGGTGCTAAGGTTTCTGACAAGATCACCGTGATCGAGGCATTACTCGAAAAGGCTGATGTCATGCTGATTGGCGGCGCCATGGCTTACACTTTTGCACTCGCTTTGGGGAAGACCGTTGGTGACAGCCTTTCCGAACCAGACAAGGTTGAGACCGCCAAGGCTTGCCTCGCCAAGGCCGAAGCCAAGGGAGTCAAATTCCTTCTGCCGGTTGATAATCTCACGACAGACAAGTTGGACTTCGGTAACGCCAGCGTTGGCCAGACTCAAATTGCTGAAGGCAACATTGTTGATGGCTGGGAAGGTGTTGATATTGGCCCGAAAACGACAGAGCTTTACAAAGCTGAGATCGCCAAGGCAAAAACCATCCTCTGGAACGGTCCAATGGGGGTTTTTGAAATCGATGCCAGCTCAAAGGGCACTTTTGCTGTTGCTGAGGCCGTGGCTGACGCAGATGCCGTTTCCATTATTGGTGGCGGTGATTCCGTGAAGGCTGTGAAGAAGGCCGGTTACGGAGACAAGGTTTCTTTTATTAGCACAGGTGGCGGTGCCAGTCTTGAATTCCTCGAAGGAAAGACACTTCCCGGCGTTGCTGCACTCGAGACGAAGTAA
- the tpiA gene encoding triose-phosphate isomerase has translation MPQSRKYLIAGNWKMNKTASDGVDLINGIINEVGDQNEVGVAVCPPYTALESAAEVLSNVNNIQLGAQNMHFEPEGAYTGEISATMLRTLYVNFVILGHSERREYFSECDDLVNRKVLAALESNLKPILCVGETLEQREDGDTLSVVSKQVDGGLKDVAADKADQVVIAYEPVWAIGTGKTATPEMAQEVHASIRKILVDRFDETIAQKIRIIYGGSMKPANADELLAQKDIDGGLIGGASLEAKSFGKLVASALAASRKDAE, from the coding sequence ATGCCTCAATCAAGAAAATACCTGATCGCAGGGAACTGGAAAATGAACAAGACCGCCTCGGATGGCGTTGATTTGATCAACGGAATCATCAATGAGGTTGGCGACCAAAACGAAGTCGGTGTCGCAGTGTGCCCGCCTTATACTGCGCTGGAGTCAGCAGCTGAAGTCCTTTCGAATGTGAACAACATTCAGCTTGGCGCACAGAACATGCACTTCGAGCCGGAAGGTGCTTACACCGGTGAGATTTCCGCAACGATGCTTCGCACGCTGTATGTTAACTTTGTCATCCTTGGGCACAGTGAGCGTCGTGAATACTTCAGCGAGTGTGATGACCTGGTTAACCGTAAGGTGCTGGCCGCACTTGAGAGTAATTTGAAGCCAATCCTTTGTGTTGGTGAAACGCTTGAGCAGCGCGAAGATGGTGACACGCTCAGTGTTGTTTCCAAGCAGGTCGATGGAGGCCTCAAGGATGTTGCTGCTGACAAGGCGGATCAGGTGGTTATTGCCTACGAGCCTGTTTGGGCAATCGGAACAGGCAAGACGGCTACCCCTGAGATGGCTCAGGAAGTCCACGCCAGCATTCGCAAGATCCTGGTTGATCGCTTTGACGAAACCATTGCTCAGAAAATTCGTATCATCTATGGTGGTTCTATGAAGCCAGCCAATGCCGACGAACTCCTGGCTCAAAAGGACATTGACGGTGGCTTGATCGGCGGTGCTTCTCTCGAAGCCAAGTCTTTCGGCAAGCTGGTTGCCTCTGCACTGGCAGCGAGTCGCAAAGACGCTGAGTAA
- a CDS encoding ankyrin repeat domain-containing protein — protein sequence MNVKELSERPNIDYLGAQAKALLKQYRKGDNKALEQIRNHFPKYKSYSLEAIQAAKFGLQDALLVISREYGFANWSLLKHHVEKVSAPSLSEDTRALIKASAQGDAKAVRRLLSEGADAKHVCTYYGQGNERYKYEPPLLQTVRNGHAECAELLLQYGAQTIAGHWSALAEARKCNQTKIVELLEDYQAGAFDLHRALSAHDLDKIRSILKRTPSLASSFEGSHDDIPAPLFLAAQLGETEAVSLLLEAGADPHAAFETTTFTALTTARYHGHQDIVILLEDLGAESLPLTDCIYAASQGDLTKVVNFIRDGVGINEKDICKHHILPHAFFSGNHELVNWLIANGADINQSLGWENYLWFRRYISCGDYKTLRFILDLGFKLNSPGQYGVQLIEEARKHEQQEIAQLLEERMKSESV from the coding sequence ATGAATGTGAAGGAACTCTCCGAACGTCCAAATATTGATTATCTTGGGGCGCAGGCGAAGGCGTTGCTTAAGCAATATCGAAAAGGCGATAACAAGGCTCTGGAGCAGATCCGAAATCACTTCCCAAAGTATAAATCATATTCGCTGGAAGCCATTCAAGCCGCGAAGTTTGGTTTGCAAGATGCCTTGCTGGTAATCAGTCGTGAGTATGGATTTGCCAATTGGTCATTGCTGAAACATCATGTTGAAAAAGTTAGTGCACCATCACTTTCTGAAGACACGCGCGCCTTGATCAAGGCTTCAGCTCAAGGAGACGCGAAGGCTGTCAGGCGATTGCTTTCTGAAGGTGCTGATGCAAAGCACGTTTGCACTTATTACGGTCAAGGTAACGAACGCTATAAATACGAACCACCATTGTTGCAGACTGTGAGGAATGGGCATGCGGAATGTGCAGAACTCCTACTACAATATGGTGCGCAAACTATTGCTGGCCATTGGAGTGCGTTGGCAGAAGCCAGGAAGTGTAATCAAACGAAAATTGTTGAGCTTTTGGAAGATTACCAAGCGGGAGCTTTTGATTTACACCGGGCATTGTCCGCTCACGATCTCGATAAGATTCGCAGCATACTTAAACGAACTCCTTCGCTTGCATCCAGTTTTGAAGGATCGCATGACGATATCCCAGCTCCACTATTTCTTGCCGCACAACTTGGCGAGACTGAAGCGGTGAGCTTGCTTCTGGAAGCGGGAGCAGATCCGCATGCGGCATTTGAAACAACTACATTCACCGCACTCACCACTGCTCGCTATCATGGTCATCAAGACATCGTGATTCTTCTGGAAGATTTAGGAGCAGAAAGCCTTCCGTTAACAGATTGTATTTATGCAGCCAGCCAGGGCGATTTGACGAAAGTAGTTAACTTTATCAGGGATGGGGTAGGGATTAACGAGAAGGATATATGTAAACATCATATATTACCCCATGCATTTTTTTCCGGAAATCATGAGCTTGTTAATTGGCTGATTGCGAACGGAGCAGATATTAATCAATCACTTGGTTGGGAAAACTATCTTTGGTTTCGGCGTTACATTTCATGTGGTGATTATAAAACCCTGCGCTTCATTTTAGATCTTGGATTCAAGCTTAACTCGCCAGGGCAATATGGTGTTCAGCTCATCGAAGAAGCACGTAAACATGAACAGCAAGAAATTGCGCAGTTGCTTGAAGAGCGGATGAAGTCTGAATCGGTTTGA
- the dusB gene encoding tRNA dihydrouridine synthase DusB translates to MLPWFADGAYPLYLAPMARFTDVAFRQLCKEQGADVMVTEFVMADSLISGGEESWRSVDFTEEQRPMGVQVFGSSPERMAEAARRIEARVRPDFIDINCGCPADKVTDQAAGSSLLREPDKLAKITEAIVQAVHTPVTVKIRIGWDEDSVVAPEVGRLVESAGAQALAIHGRTKMQRYSGKADWKVINAVAAELSIPVVGNGDVSTCKDVVRIREESPVSGLMIGRAAMGYPWLFKEIKHYLATGEIPEAPTIPERWSTILRFAELLLSTQFKHKDPNDIRWMRAKLKALTKDMPGSRKVRAKIDTIVSLDELKAFVASKQELTTP, encoded by the coding sequence ATGCTTCCGTGGTTTGCAGATGGAGCTTATCCGCTCTACCTCGCTCCGATGGCACGTTTTACCGACGTGGCCTTTCGTCAGCTGTGCAAAGAACAAGGGGCAGATGTGATGGTGACGGAATTCGTCATGGCCGATAGCTTGATATCCGGTGGTGAGGAATCCTGGCGATCCGTTGACTTTACGGAGGAACAACGTCCGATGGGCGTGCAGGTTTTCGGATCATCGCCCGAGCGCATGGCTGAAGCTGCCAGGCGAATTGAAGCACGAGTGAGACCAGACTTCATCGATATCAATTGCGGTTGTCCGGCGGACAAGGTGACCGATCAGGCAGCAGGATCTTCTCTTTTGAGAGAACCAGATAAGTTGGCAAAGATCACTGAAGCCATTGTTCAAGCAGTCCACACGCCTGTCACCGTAAAGATTCGCATTGGCTGGGACGAAGATTCTGTTGTCGCCCCAGAGGTTGGACGACTGGTCGAATCCGCAGGTGCCCAGGCACTCGCGATCCACGGACGCACGAAAATGCAGCGCTACTCTGGCAAGGCCGACTGGAAAGTGATTAATGCGGTAGCGGCAGAACTTTCCATCCCGGTGGTAGGCAACGGCGACGTCAGCACATGCAAGGACGTTGTTCGCATCCGCGAAGAGTCCCCTGTTTCGGGACTCATGATTGGTCGCGCCGCAATGGGTTACCCTTGGCTTTTCAAAGAAATAAAACACTACCTCGCAACCGGAGAAATTCCCGAGGCGCCAACTATCCCTGAACGCTGGTCAACCATTCTGAGGTTTGCAGAATTGCTCCTCTCAACTCAGTTCAAACATAAAGACCCGAACGACATCCGCTGGATGCGCGCCAAATTAAAGGCACTGACCAAGGACATGCCTGGCTCGCGAAAAGTCCGAGCCAAAATCGATACGATTGTTTCATTGGATGAACTTAAAGCCTTCGTTGCAAGCAAGCAGGAACTAACAACGCCATAG